The Tursiops truncatus isolate mTurTru1 chromosome 9, mTurTru1.mat.Y, whole genome shotgun sequence DNA segment ACCATGGCTGCCAGCAAGAGGCTAAGCAGGGTTCACCAGGCTCCACCTGGAGTTATATTCAAGTCCTGCAGCCCATGCTAGATGCTCTGAACCACCTAACGGGCCTAAGTGCCTCCTGAGGAAACTACTGCCTGGACCAGAAAAAAACTGAGTCCTGGAACTCCTTGACATTGACAGGGCAATCAATTAGGAATGACCAGGACCTGAGCACTACCTTAGTTCCACTATGGTAGACTTATCTCTGCATGGATTTGGCATTGTTCTGCCTATCTGTACACTAAAGAGGACCGCGGTCACTCTCCAACAACAGTATAGATTGCCTGCCTTGGAAAGATCCAGATCGTGAAACTTGAGAGACTGTCAGCTAGGGATTGGCAAGCCCTCAAGGGTGGAGGCCAGAGACAAATGGGCTACTCAGCCATCCTGGCCCCTCTGTGTGCATTTCTGAATCCTGAAACCAGCCCTGAAGCTGCTGCTTTAGCTTcacagctggggaggggaaggatgtATCATGTCAGAATTCATTCAGATGCTAAGCAGGAACTTAAGCATATTTTATGGGGGTCTTGTTCCGATAAATCTCCCTTATTTGATTAAAGTGGTTTGAAAAGTACATTTGGCATTTGCTGCAATCATTCTCCCAAATGGTAGCAATTGAAGTACCAGCCAGCTAGGACTGCTGGTGCTGTTTAGAAGCCTCAAACAACCTGAGCATAAGAAGCTGGAATTgggttaaaataaagattgtagAGCCAGAAACCAAGCACTGTCAGTTCTCAATCTTTGGAGCTGCTGATGCCAGAAACCAAGCACTGTCAATTCTCAATCCCTGGAGCTGCTGATGCTTCCTAACTCCcatccaagaaaatgaaagagcatTCATTTTGACCTAATGGTGGGAAATCCCTTTCCCAACTGGTAGGGCTTGCAGTAGGACTCCAAATTAAAGAAATCTGGTAAAGAAATCTCAGCTGTCTCTTTCAgcattaagggagaaaaaaacaaataggaTTTTTATAATTACCATAAATTTTAAGTGAGTGAAAGCCCTATTCAATCAATTGCAATTtccacaccaaaaaaagaaaaaaaatcataaaatcactGCCAGAATAATAGCTGACCTTTTTTTAGTGTTTAGCACAAtttcatatttcaataaaaagggaatgtaatacacactactatatataaaatagataactaataaggacctactgtatagcacagggaactctactcaatactctgtaatgacctatatgggaaaagaatctaaaaaggagtgtatatatgtacatgtataactgactcactttgctgtacacctgaaatgaacacaacattgtcaatcaactatactccaattaaaaaaaagggggggtgtaCCTTCAAAAAAATAGCAGCAGTAGAAAAGGCTTTTtctaacaaaagaaaataaatagcaagattaaaattgttttaatcttAGAATAAGCTTTACATAATGGCTTTAAAAGACTGGTCAGATTCCATGTAATTtataacaaacaataaaaaatttgctGGCTGCAAGTCCAAAGAACTTGCACTGCAGCAAAATGTTAAAATAGGGCATTTGCCAAAGGCAAATGGAATCACGCAGCTTCACCTAGCCTACAGATTTTCAATCACTGACAAAGCCAAGTTGAACCTAATGCATTATAAAAACCTGTACAAAATTAATTTAACCAAATGTAGTCTGCTTTTATGATCTCAACTCTGTGCCCTGAAGGTAAACATCAGCCAACTTCTCCTCAaataaagtggattttttttttagaagatgttgggggggtaggagtttttattaattaattaatttatttttgctatgttgggtcttcgtttctgtgcgagggctttctctagttgtggcaagcgggggccactcttcatcgcggtacgcgggcctctcactatcgcggcctctctcgtggcggagcacaagctccagacgcgcaggctcagtagttgtggctcacaggcctagtagctctgcggcatgtgggatcttcccagatcagggctcgaacccatgtcccctgcactagcaggcagactctcaaccactgtgctaccagggaagcccaataaagtgGATTTTGAAGTTTATTAAGACCTTAACACACAAAACTGTGTGCTAAGTATCTAAACTGAGCAATTTGGAAAGTGTTGCTTATATCATCCACATCGTGATTTGCTACGCTTgaagatcattttttaaattccattattttcttcttgaaatgaGTACTTATATATTTGATGATTATTAACAATTTCAGTAAAGCATTAAAAAGTTCTTTGGCAAGTATCAAGCCTAGTCCCCAAAATGCCTTTAGGGGCCTAAGCAAGCTGAGAATGTAATATAACAGGGAGAACCAGAGATACTGCATGCTCCATCTAACGCAttcaaaatcaaaaagaaaacaaacacttgTCTGTGGGCTGACGAATGGGCCATAAGTTTGTAACTCCCAAATGAAAGCTTGGAACCAGAATCTGAAGCTTTTTCCTAATATAGTTGCTTCCTAACACAACGTCTATATAATAGATTCTTTACAGATTTTGATTAGTGCAAAGTAGTTTACATATGAACTGTGACACTCACCTGGAGATTTCTTGTCACATATTTACATGTCCTGGATGGGAGTTAACTATAAAtaattggaatattttaaaacaacatttttggcTTTCTATACGATGGCAAATAATTGTTTTcattacataaaatgaaataccactacTGAAGTAGCATTTTACCTGCTTAAGAAACCGGTCAGTTGCGTTGCTGTGCTTGGCTAACACACTTGGCAGGGAAGGATTAGCATATTCAAACTGAGGATTGTAGGTATAGTCAGACTTAAAGaatctcactttttctttctccaagttGGTGGGCTTTATAGCACTCAGTATACAAAATTTCTTTCCAGAAAAGTCATCTCCTTTTTCAAAACTTCTAGACAGCTgaggctgcagctttggctttgGAAGAGTGGAGAAATGGCGTCGCTTgacctttctttcatttttgggtTTAGGTGGCAGTACTGTGCTGTTTCCTGTAACAGAGATATCATGTGTAAACTTTACAGGACTTGACACTGAACTAGTGACAAAAACAGCAGGCTGCCTTTCTAGGCAGTACCAAGTATCACTGCTCATCACAGGCACTGGGGCTTTCATCTTGCGAAGATCTTTACTACGTGAAGAGCTAGATTTGCTGGGTTTTCTACATCTTTTGGAGTAGGTGGAGGAAGACTGTTTTTGTGAATGatgctttttctcctctttgctctgtagTAGGACATTGTAACTACTGGTTCCAGTTGTGAAAATGTCCTTTAGTATTCCAGGAGATAAATGTGAAATGCTTCCTTTGCTGCCAATAATCAAGGACTCTTCTGCATTTAGAATAGACTTCTTAGCAAGTTCTTGCTCAGGCCAGTGAAGCTTTTCTGTgttaataaacaaaatcaaaacaaaagaaataacaaaagataCCAGATGAAGCAAATTGCTTATTATGTGAAAAGTATTCTGAAGGTTCTGTAAACTTCATAATTTTGCAACCATTTttagaaaagacatttttaatattaaaagactATATTACTAAACTTTGGGCAAGCTAGACACGGTCACTTCTATAAGAATGTACATATGCTAAATTATCTATAAAAATCCTCAGCTTCAAGCCATGTAGATGACCAAAGTCTAATCTAGATGtgagataatatacataaataatctGAACACTCAACTCTACCAAGAATGTGGATTTCGTAGAAAGGATATAGTTTAATAGTATTACCAATATCAAGGTAAAATCCAAGGCATTTTCAAAGCCAATACAATCTTGAAATCTGACACTATATATAAAGGTAGCCATCAGTAAAAGAAGGACAACACTGTCTTACatatctcaaaaaattttttaattaaataaatgatatgTGCACATTCAAGCACGTTATAGTAATGTCACTCAATATTTATTAGttgcttttcttaattttaggCTATAGGTTAAGATTAAAGAAAATCAAGGTTTTTCTTctcaagacttaaaaaaataattactatgtAAGATATCAGTATATCAAATGCCAAATTAAGGAGAGGTCAGTTTTGCCTTTAGATCTCAAAAGTGCTTTAAAGAGGTAAGAATAACTTGAAATATTGTTGCTTGTGTACTGTTTTAAAACTGTGTTGATTTGCAttctttcattccacaaatacagGAATACTGCTAATAGACACACGGATCTGAAAAGCATCTGTATAAATACATTGCTCTTGCCTTCAACCAGCTTCTAATCTGGCTCTGAAGGTAAGGCAGTCCTATGAAGATTTGAGTACTAATACGAGGTAGTATAAgcttaaatgtgaaaaacaaaagataCAGACAATAACCTAGGGttcagggaaggaagagaaacattTGAGAGGATTTCAGGTAAACCCTTAAGAGCTTTCAGATTCAATTCTAAACTGACAAAAGTGTTTGAGTTTGTCTTAAATCCTGGTATTTGAACTCCTATCTGACCATGTCTGCTTATAAACCCTTTCTAAATCCTTTCTGCAAATGTGACACATGATTCTCTCAACCACCTCTCTTTTCTGAGTCTCATGGATCCTTATGCCTCTAGCCCTCAACCTCTGGCTCCTACTATGGAGGCAATTTCAACGCTAGCTGACTTGGACAGCTGCCTTCCTTGCCAAGAAAGAGACAatttatttaattccattttaaagaaaactgtttATCCACATAGATCTGTCGCTCACTCACTCAAGATTAGACATTCAGGGATCCTTTCTATAATAagtagtaataaataataataatagcagccaCTATTTGTTAACACATTTATGTGAGTTTGGGATTTCACCAAAAACCTTGCATGTTATATCACTTAAGCTTCAGAAGTGTTAAGTAATGTGCTCAAGGTTATACGACAAGAAAGTAGTGAAGAGCAAACTGCGATTCGAATGCAGATGTGTCTGATTACAGAGTCCATGCTCATTCTATTATATAAGGTCATTCATTCAATTATCAACAGACATTCAGTATTAAGTCTGCTACATGCACCGCACTacatcttttcttcctctgtacaAACACAGCACCCTAGTAAGACACAGTAATCTGAATAACTGATGTATTCAATACTAAGATAGGTACCAGGACCATGTGTTATTCATGTTTCTCTTTCCAACATCTAGCATGGTAACtggtagatattcaataaatgtacactgaataaataagtgaatgaatgaatggcacaACCCTAAACATGCCATTCTCTGACCACTTTAGATATACAGGTATTTGTAGTTCTGGAACCATTCTATATTTCTATGAGGAGATGACTGTAGAAGTGGAAATATAACCTGGAAGACCTtgaaccagtggttctcaaatgagAGCAACTGTgccctccaggggacatttggttGTCACAATTAGGGAGGGATGCTACTAGCATCttgtgggtagaggtcagggatgagGTTAAACATCCTTCAATACATAGGACAGCCTCCTACAACAAAAATATTCATCCTAAAATAATGCCACGGTAGGGAAACCCTGCACTAAAAGTTTTTAAAGCCCAGAAGTCTTAGGGTTTAGGGTAAAGAAACAGTATGAGGTCAAAAGTAGATAATAAACAATCCAAATATGTAAGGTACTTAGAAGTCCTTCTAGTTAACATTTTCTAGGCCAACATATGAAATTTGAATTCTGCTGTCTAAAGGTAACATGAAAGTATAAACTTGCAGGGGCTAAATAAAATGTCTACTACATGGACAAGCTGAGAGATAGGAACTAGACTGCACAGGGTCATGCTGAAGATTGATTGTACAAAGAAGCCATTCAATAATGTGaataaacagaacaaacaaaactttcatCAATGGCTGGTAAGTCCCAGATCCTCAGGGGTTTCATACTTAAGTGTTGCCAACTGATAGTCAAAATTGGGTAGGATGGGCAAACACAGGCTAAGGAACACAAGCTGCAGTCCAAATGCCCAAGAACAATGTCAGTGTCCCTAACAAGACACCACAAGTTTAGGAGACAAGAGGTGATAATGAAAGTCAGACTGAAACagacactgaaaggaaaagagcaagagaaccGAGATAAGAATAAGGGTATCACAAACCAAGAAAAGTTGGTTAAGGACTAGGCACAGCCAGGAAGGTAAAAGGAGGTAATCAGGTTTTTCTCGTTTGGTCTTCATAATAAAAAGGgggaatttaataataaaaaaaaaagggtgggaaTTTACCTCAAATTAAAATCAGTTAACAAAACTACTCTGAAGAATTCCTAATTTGGGTGGTTTGTTACaggtatattgatttttttttttaaaaaagaatattcaatgTAAAAAG contains these protein-coding regions:
- the MATCAP2 gene encoding putative tyrosine carboxypeptidase MATCAP2 isoform X2, which encodes MLESIRVTEKLHWPEQELAKKSILNAEESLIIGSKGSISHLSPGILKDIFTTGTSSYNVLLQSKEEKKHHSQKQSSSTYSKRCRKPSKSSSSRSKDLRKMKAPVPVMSSDTWYCLERQPAVFVTSSVSSPVKFTHDISVTGNSTVLPPKPKNERKVKRRHFSTLPKPKLQPQLSRSFEKGDDFSGKKFCILSAIKPTNLEKEKVRFFKSDYTYNPQFEYANPSLPSVLAKHSNATDRFLKQSINIMELTLQKYGSYEKFEQATGGSLLSKTRIWSHVRKYMMKEGCMGEIVVHLTEDLLSRASMTVVNGCPTLTINVCTAREHWLEGMLRHEIGTHYFRGINNLQQPWNSWTGRKKHDLKPNNPTEEGLASIHSVLFRKDPFLWRAALLYYTVYRASHMSFCALFKDIGKFVKDPNTRWDYCVRAKRGWTDTSQPGLL